A single region of the Neisseria zoodegmatis genome encodes:
- the arsC gene encoding arsenate reductase (glutaredoxin) (This arsenate reductase requires both glutathione and glutaredoxin to convert arsenate to arsenite, after which the efflux transporter formed by ArsA and ArsB can extrude the arsenite from the cell, providing resistance.), which translates to MQEAVTLYHNNRCSKSRAALALLQVRGLKTKVVNYLDTPPSFEELKSIFKQLGADSPRSMMRVKDALYQELNLNNPDLTDDQLLQAIAEHPALLERPIAVVGNKAAVGRPLENIEALL; encoded by the coding sequence ATGCAAGAAGCCGTTACACTTTACCATAACAACCGTTGCAGCAAATCGCGTGCCGCACTCGCCCTGTTACAAGTACGCGGTTTGAAAACCAAAGTGGTCAACTATCTCGACACGCCGCCTTCATTTGAAGAATTAAAAAGCATTTTCAAACAATTAGGCGCAGATTCACCCCGCAGCATGATGCGCGTGAAAGACGCCCTCTACCAAGAATTGAATTTAAACAATCCCGACTTAACCGACGACCAACTGCTCCAAGCCATCGCCGAACATCCCGCTTTGCTGGAGCGCCCCATCGCCGTTGTCGGCAACAAAGCAGCCGTAGGCCGCCCGCTTGAAAACATTGAAGCCCTATTGTAA
- a CDS encoding YdcF family protein, translating into MSIPIFRSRNGLRYHLLHGIMLSLLLVLFSFACCIWSVYHTGNQTLPAGVRADAAVVLGAAAWDKRPSPVFQERINHAIALYQSKRVEKLVFTGGTPKKGFMTEAEVGRRYAIKQGVPAHDILFENTSRNTYDNLYNIVPLLRDHGIRTIIIVSDPYHTARAAAIAKDLELNAAVSGTPTSRYTASQKKTKFLFQESYALFLYYAEHWGNSVLRFFGLR; encoded by the coding sequence ATGAGCATACCGATTTTCCGAAGCCGCAACGGCTTACGCTACCACCTGCTGCACGGCATCATGCTGAGCCTGCTGCTGGTGCTGTTTTCGTTTGCCTGCTGTATTTGGTCGGTTTACCACACCGGCAACCAAACCCTGCCCGCCGGCGTGCGCGCCGATGCCGCCGTTGTGCTCGGCGCGGCCGCATGGGACAAACGCCCCTCGCCGGTGTTCCAAGAGCGCATCAATCACGCCATCGCCCTGTATCAAAGCAAGCGCGTGGAAAAACTCGTGTTCACCGGCGGCACGCCCAAAAAAGGCTTCATGACCGAAGCGGAAGTCGGCCGCCGCTACGCTATCAAACAAGGCGTACCCGCTCACGACATCCTCTTTGAAAACACCTCGCGCAACACATACGACAACCTCTACAACATCGTTCCGCTGCTGCGCGACCACGGCATCCGCACCATCATCATCGTCAGCGACCCCTATCACACCGCCCGGGCAGCCGCCATTGCCAAAGACCTCGAACTAAACGCCGCCGTGTCCGGCACGCCCACCAGCCGCTACACCGCCTCGCAGAAAAAAACCAAATTTCTCTTTCAAGAAAGCTACGCCCTGTTTCTCTACTACGCAGAGCACTGGGGCAACAGCGTCTTACGCTTCTTCGGTTTGAGGTAA
- the murA gene encoding UDP-N-acetylglucosamine 1-carboxyvinyltransferase: MDKLKISANGPLNGEITVSGAKNAALPLMCAGLLTAGTLRLKNVPMLRDVKTTQKLLQGMGARVLTDNVHEFEINGGTVNNTVAPYELVKTMRASILVLGPTLARFGEAQVSLPGGCAIGSRPVDQHLKGLEAMGAEITIEHGYVKAKGRLKGARVVMDVITVGGTENLLMAATLAEGTTILENCAIEPEVVDLAECLVKMGAKISGIGTPTMTVEGVKELYGCEHSVVPDRIEAGTFLCAVAMTGGKVVLRNAAPKTMEVVLDKLVEAGAVIEAGDDWISIDMQQRPKAVDIRTMPHPGFPTDMQAQFMVMNAIAEGTGKVVETIFENRFMHVPELNRMGANITAEGNTAIVKGVERLSGATVMATDLRASASLVMAGLVADGETIVERIYHLDRGYEHIETKLGKVGAKIERIS; this comes from the coding sequence GTGGATAAACTCAAAATCTCCGCCAACGGCCCGTTAAACGGCGAAATCACCGTATCCGGCGCCAAAAACGCCGCCCTGCCGCTGATGTGCGCAGGCTTGCTCACCGCAGGCACTTTGCGCCTGAAAAACGTACCCATGCTGCGCGACGTGAAAACCACCCAAAAACTGCTGCAAGGCATGGGTGCACGCGTGCTGACCGACAATGTGCACGAATTTGAAATCAACGGCGGCACGGTCAACAACACCGTCGCCCCGTATGAATTGGTCAAAACCATGCGCGCTTCGATTCTGGTGCTCGGCCCCACGCTGGCGCGCTTCGGCGAAGCCCAAGTGAGTTTGCCCGGCGGCTGCGCCATCGGTTCGCGCCCCGTTGACCAACACTTGAAAGGCTTGGAAGCGATGGGCGCGGAAATCACCATCGAACACGGCTACGTAAAAGCCAAAGGCCGTCTGAAAGGCGCGCGCGTGGTGATGGATGTAATTACCGTGGGCGGCACTGAAAACCTGCTGATGGCCGCCACTTTGGCCGAAGGCACCACCATTTTGGAAAACTGCGCCATCGAGCCCGAAGTGGTGGATTTGGCCGAATGCTTGGTTAAAATGGGTGCGAAAATCAGCGGTATCGGCACGCCGACCATGACCGTCGAAGGCGTGAAAGAATTGTACGGTTGCGAGCACAGCGTCGTGCCCGACCGCATTGAAGCAGGCACTTTCCTATGCGCCGTCGCCATGACCGGCGGCAAAGTGGTGTTGCGCAACGCCGCACCGAAAACCATGGAAGTGGTGCTGGATAAACTGGTGGAAGCCGGTGCCGTTATCGAAGCGGGCGACGACTGGATTTCCATCGACATGCAGCAACGCCCCAAAGCCGTCGATATCCGCACCATGCCGCACCCGGGTTTCCCCACCGACATGCAGGCACAGTTTATGGTGATGAATGCCATCGCCGAAGGCACCGGCAAAGTGGTGGAAACCATTTTTGAAAACCGCTTCATGCACGTGCCCGAGTTGAACCGTATGGGCGCGAACATCACCGCCGAAGGCAATACCGCGATTGTGAAAGGCGTGGAAAGATTGTCCGGCGCCACCGTGATGGCCACCGACCTGCGCGCTTCCGCCAGCTTGGTGATGGCGGGCTTGGTGGCCGACGGCGAAACCATCGTTGAGCGCATCTACCACCTCGACCGCGGTTACGAGCATATCGAAACCAAACTCGGCAAAGTGGGCGCGAAAATCGAACGTATTTCGTGA